The Candidatus Cloacimonadota bacterium genome segment GGATGCACGGCAACGGCTTCGCTGTAGATTCCATACATTCCTTTCGCTTTTGCATAATCCGCCATGAATAGTTTCATTTTTTTGAATAATCCTCTGCCCCGAAATCGCGGGTCAACAATTGCCATTCCGGTTTCTCCAACTTTTGCTTCGGTATTATCCAACATCAATGCCAGATGCCCGATTATTTCATTTTCCGGATTTAAAACCACACAAGAATGGAGCAAACCCGATTCCAACATTTCTTTTACTTTTTCGGGAAAATAGACAAATTCATTTCCGTAAGTATATCCGTAGGAACGGTACATACATCGTGCAACGCTAACACTATCCGATGTTTTCATCATCCGAAAATCTAAAGGAGTGTTTTTAGGTGCTATTTCAGTTGATTCCGGTTTTGTGCCAACAGGATAATCTACAATGTTTTTATATTTCAAATATTTGATGAATTTGATACTTTTCCCTTTTCTGCCGAGATTAACAAATTGTACCTCGTCCGCAAAAGCCTTCATAAGAAGAATGCCAATACCGGCATTTTCCGAATTTGTAGAGTTGCTAAAGTCAAATGGTAAACCTTGGTCCTCCACAGATATTTCAATTTCGCCATGCTTTCTGGATATTATCACATCAAAACTTCCGTGTTCGTCCTCAGGGAAAGCGTGCTGGATTACGTTCATAGAAGCTTCTTCTACTACAAGCCGTAATCTTTTTGCATCATCATGAGAAATGCCCTGATCTGCAGAAATATCTACGACAAAGTTAAGAACGGATGGGAGATATTCCTTTTTTGCTAAACAAGAAACTTTTGCG includes the following:
- a CDS encoding GNAT family N-acetyltransferase — translated: MNKDQTGSQIIAKVSCLAKKEYLPSVLNFVVDISADQGISHDDAKRLRLVVEEASMNVIQHAFPEDEHGSFDVIISRKHGEIEISVEDQGLPFDFSNSTNSENAGIGILLMKAFADEVQFVNLGRKGKSIKFIKYLKYKNIVDYPVGTKPESTEIAPKNTPLDFRMMKTSDSVSVARCMYRSYGYTYGNEFVYFPEKVKEMLESGLLHSCVVLNPENEIIGHLALMLDNTEAKVGETGMAIVDPRFRGRGLFKKMKLFMADYAKAKGMYGIYSEAVAVHPYTQKGNISLGANETGFLIAFTPASMHFKKIDKQERLKRQTTVLFYYKIAKEPQRDVYPPFHHKSMIAKIFTKNNLSRKLCDVQKDKWKDYIIDKTQIVAKIQKEPARAFLKILEYGNDFNDMLKYRLKELCIKKIDCIYIDLPLSNPVTQVFCA